The sequence below is a genomic window from Bombus pyrosoma isolate SC7728 linkage group LG9, ASM1482585v1, whole genome shotgun sequence.
GGGCctctattatttcttatctGATCGTGCCGTCCCCCGACAAACTCTGTTATGGAGTCATTCTACTTAcccttttatattcttatgtGGCAATTTCAATATGCCGTTATCAAATCAAGGATCATGTTTGgttttgcaaatttaaaaCTGTAATTATGACTGGCCAATGTTTTGCCCTCttcctccccccccccccccagaaaaagagaaattagaaCAGAACAAAGATAAAGCCGTGGAGCAAAAGAGTTTCTTATTGAGATAAGAATCtgtgttcttttctttttgattcTTTTAACGAACTATATGTTAGCTTTTTCCCCTTTCTGATTGCGCATACTAAAATCATTGGTGGAGCGGTACTTAACCGAATGCAGCTAATGACATGCATCATATTGACTAAATTATTctagtaaattaattaacttgcTCTCTAAATTGAAGAGCAACGAGGAAAAGATcctttttattgtttgatcATGCTGCTCTCCACTCTAACTTGTGATGAGTCTTGGTTAGTGatgttacatttataaaataattcgtgtATATTTTAGGcatgttaaatttataataatattgattactaaataaataagtcAATTGACTACTCTTTATTAGCTTAATTCACGTCTATGAATTATTTCTGTAAGGGGAAGAGGATAAACAATAAAACTGTCTAATAAACGCGGCAACGTTAATTGCTAATCTTTGCCTAGACTCTCGATTGCGTGAATAAGCAGGTTATCTAGAAATTTGaagagatttaaatattttcataaaatatgtcCTCTTATTATAAagtactttttttatttactacgTTATTACAATTACGATTTTGGTTGATATTCAATAGTGGGGTTACTAAATGGGTGAACATCATCCGCATAAAGTTCTTCAGGAAGTACATTCGTGTTTTCATTATTCGGTAAATATGTAGGAAAATGTGGTGACGTACTTTTTTTAGTAGGTAAAATCGTATCATACAAATAACACATGGTATTTACCTCTCCTGGGACGTTATGACCTAATACccaaattacattatatttagtGTTTATTCGTAGTATCTGCAACATACACACAAAAGTTTAACAGTGATCTGAAGCCATTAcatataattgttaataatctTTCAACATATTTACATcgctgtaattatttattaatctaatTCTGATGGATTCTTTCTAAAAAGTGGATCTtaacaacaaatttatttacaattattgcTATTGCAATTGCGacagattaatattattctattatttataattcttggtgatctaaaataattgtaaaatttttgtgTATAGTCATATAACTGGGGCATGTCTTTGAATAATGCtataaggaaattaattaaactttttaattctatgTTTGAGAGTTTCCGTTAGATTaataactattattaataactaatagttctttcattttttgctAATATCTTTCATACGCTCTAATATCAGAGTGTTAAGGGAAAAAGTTATTACACattgtgtaacgttatgacgttGGTATATTCCTAGCACAATTTATCATTCTTGCAAATTTcctatattatttacattacaaactataattttaaaataaatgataaatgaattatataagTTTGACTAATTGTGAATATATGTTTTTCACTAGctgttgtaaaataattttaaagtgCCACTGCTGTATAATGTATCTTCCTTTCAAAAGTAATATAGTTTTAAAGAATTGACGTTTTGTAACTACTGAATGATGTAAGGAGATAAGTTACAAATGTTTCATCATAAATATCTACattctcaaatatttcatataaacatTTCAGAATTCAATGTATCTTACTTCTATACTAAACACATTTTATATGGAAAGCAATTCTGGATTCCTTACATGAGAGTTACAAAAGATTGAGCTGAAATGCTATGCataatttttaactaattttatttaagataaatgaaaaaattgagtATATTCTTGTAGTTATAGATCTTCAACttcacgaatattttttttgtaaaactacaaaaaaaaaatgcacTATCTTTGtataaaacttgaaaaaaatatttacaacaaatAGTGTtcatatataaagtatatgtataaacaataatttgatataGTTATTATACTGATAGATCATCTTGATCATTCACTCTAATTCTACAAttgaaaacaaaacaaattatgtggttcgatggaaaaataaagattcaATTGTACTGTTTAATATATTGtgatacataaaaaaaaataataagaaaaaagattatacCGTATTTTGAATTGTTGTTTTACttgtatcatatataatatttcacaataacaaaaagtaataaatatattaaaagaatgtctttttaaattactatatttgCAACCAAAAGAAAGACGAATAATAGATCATAAATGTAATAGATGTATGCTAAGTAAAAATGATGAATTACCTTTACACCTTTGAGAATACGCCAACGATTTCCCATATGTCCAGGCATTTTAGTACCTGGCATTACCCTAGCCTTTGTTCCTCCTGAGCCTATATTGCCTGGTCTTCTATGTGTTTTTGTTACACCATGAGAAGCAGGCATACCTTTAAAGCCCCACCTTTTCATGACACCTTGAAAACCACGATCTATACTATGTTTTTAAAGAACAATGCAATGgattacatattatacatatcatgtataaaaaagagaatactAGTAAATGAGATTTACGTTTTTCCTCGTATATCAATAAATTCTCCTGGTTTAAAATGAGCTGCACACAAAGGAGTTCCTGGTTGAAGAGCAGCATTTGGTGAAACTACAAAtctcattaatattttttttggTGTAACTCCAGCtgcattaaatattccataatattCCTTAGTAAGCTGTACAAATTGATAATACAAACATTATATTCAGGAAACttagataaatattaagagATATAGGAAATATGACATACTAGCTGCGGATCGATATTTACTGCACCTAATACGAGGCAACCATTTTTTACTTTAGGTTGTAAATGTTTAGTGCGCTTAACTGGATTGAATTCTTCAGGtggcatatattttataacttcatTATCTACAATCTATTAAGAAATTAGATATATGAGTTTATATG
It includes:
- the LOC122570705 gene encoding 39S ribosomal protein L3, mitochondrial — encoded protein: MTSFLKSLNGFQLFSRHLKQSLNMISVPARGKLQNPPPKKRHPQWLPKPTRIRYNEELSPENKEFLSEFVSANNGLLGAQKSPLNAELVQSATWTPNSKRTGLIGKKIGVYPMWLKNGKKVTTTLIQIVDNEVIKYMPPEEFNPVKRTKHLQPKVKNGCLVLGAVNIDPQLLTKEYYGIFNAAGVTPKKILMRFVVSPNAALQPGTPLCAAHFKPGEFIDIRGKTIDRGFQGVMKRWGFKGMPASHGVTKTHRRPGNIGSGGTKARVMPGTKMPGHMGNRWRILKGVKILRINTKYNVIWVLGHNVPGEVNTMCYLYDTILPTKKSTSPHFPTYLPNNENTNVLPEELYADDVHPFSNPTIEYQPKS